The sequence CACTCTATGTTTGGCTCTTTTTTCATCTTCCTTCACATCTTCACGTCCCCGAACTAAATCACGTAAAGCCTCATCATCTTCCGTGGGGACAAAAATCGGTGTTAATTCCCCTGCGCGATAAAGGGTTGCCAGATTTAAAGCATCTCGCTTATCGGTCTTCACCTTATCACCAGGTTTCTGAGGGATTAAGGATGGCGCAATAACTTCGCAAGGGATATCCAAATGTGTAAGTAATCGATAGAGTCCATACCCAACAGCTCCGGCCTCATAACAAACTTGAAGCTCTGCGGATTCTCCTAATTTCTTCATTATCTTATCAATGGCTCCTACCGTATAGTCAATCATCCCAATATACCTTGGTTTAGAACGCCCTTCATCCGCAACGGCTACTGCAATTTTCTCTTTCGATACGTCTAATCCTACATATTTTGTGTTATACTCCCGCGGGACAGGCAGGCGCTGAAGATCCACTTTGTGAAGTGCCCTTCTTCACAAAGTTAGCTTCAGCCGTGCCCCGCAGGACGCGAAGTGGTTGGACGGAGCGGTATTCTATCACATAAAAAATCTCAATATGGATACTTGGCTAGTAATGCTTAGTTGACATAATCCATATTACAGGAACCTATCTTCCTATTCTGCATGATTACTTCTACGACTGTACTTATATACTTTCTTTGCTTATAATAAAAAAAGCTGGCAAGTATTCACACTTACCAGCTTTTCTATTAGTCTTATTATTTAATTGTTAAGCTCAATACAGATTTCGATGGTAATGTGAGAGTAAGTTCATTACCTGTTACTTGGAATTGGTCAAATTGTACCGGCTTCACGTTGTCTGGTTGTTCGAATGTATTGTGCGCGTCCATTTCATCTGCAGTGATGATACGTCCTGACACGTTCTCGAAATCCAGACCACGTAAATCAGTAGATAGATCTACCGCTTCAGCTTTATCCAGGTTACAAAGTGTAATCGTTACAACACCATCTTTTGCTTTAGATGCAGATGCTGATACTTGAGGGATTTCTTTATCTCCTACTTTAATCGATCCACTCTCGATACTTAAATCTAAACGCTCTGCATCCTGGTGCGCTTTATACATTTCAAATACATGATACGTTGGCGTTAGAATCATTTTTTCTTTATCCGTTAAAATCATCGATTGGATAACATTAATTGTTTGCGCAATATTCGCCATTTGAACTCGATCATTATGGTCGTTAAAGATATTTAAGGAAACACCAGCTACAAGCGCATCACGAATCGTATTCTGCTGATAAAGGAATCCTGGATTTGTACCTGGCTCTACATCATACCACGCACCCCACTCATCAATAATCATCGCGATACGTTTTTCAGGATCATATTTATCCATTATCGTACTATGCTTTTCAATTAACTCTTCAATATGCACGGTTTTCTCCATTGTAATATCCCATACATCTTCTGCGAATCCAGTTGCTGGCCCTTTATTCCAGAAACCACCTGGATGCACATAATAGTGTAAGCTCAGGCCGTCCATGAAAGGTGCTGCTTCTCTCATTAATACTTCTGTCCAGTTATAGTCATCTACATTAGCACCACCAGCAATACGGAAAATCTTATTATCTCCATAGTCTCTTACGTATGTTTGGAAACGACGATAAAGATCTGCATAATACTGTGGACGCATATTTCCACCGCAACCCCAGTTCTCATTACCAACACCAAAATATTTAAGTGCCCATGGCTCTTCTTTACCATGCTCACGACGCCAGTTAGCCATCGGTGATTCACCGTCGAACGTCATATATTCTACCCATTCAGACATTTCTTGAACTGTTCCGCTACCAACATTCCCGTTAATGTACGGTTCTGTTTCTAGTAATTCACACAACTGATAGAATTCATGCGTACCAAAGTGATTATTCTCGATGACGCCACCCCAGTGCGTATTTACCATACGTTTACGATTCTCTCTTGGGCCAACACCATCTTTCCAGTGGTATTCATCTGCGAAACATCCACCTGGCCAACGCAATATTGGAATGTTAATGTTCTTTAGTGCCTCCACTACATCATTTCTGATTCCATTTGTATTCGGTATATCAGAATCTTCTCCTACCCAAAAACCTTCATAAATACATCTTCCTAAGTGTTCAGCAAAATGACCATAAATATTTTTGTTAATTTTCCCTTTACCTACATCTGCATTTACTACTATTTTTCTTGTCATCTTTTCACCTCATTTAAAATTTAAGATTATCCTGATAGTTTCACAGTTTCCAGCTTAATAAATTTAGCTGCATGCGGGTTTAATTCATAACCTATTGTACCCTGTTGCGATACTTCGTCTTTCCTTTTCCACAAATCGCGAATTATTACCTCTTCTGTCTGATTGTTCAACTCCGCTAAATTAACCTCAACTAATTGTGATTGATCTGACAAATTAAACAACGCGACGTACATGGAGCCGTCTAATCCATTGGAACTCCAGACTACCCGATCCTGATCACGGTAAACCTGACGTGCGCCGAACCCTGTTTGATGTACCTCCAGCACTTCTGGATTTGTTAAGAGAGCATACGTCCATTCGTCATTATCACGTAATTCCCCACCAAACATGAGTGGCGAGCGGAAGATCGACCAAAGGGTCATCATGGTAACTTGTTCATCTTTCGTAAAACGAGTATAGCGATCCGATCCACCACCATCCACTGAACGAATTCCGATATGTCCTAGTGGCAGCATATCCGCATCGGGCCAAAATCCCGGTCCGATATTTTTACTCCATTTATAGCAGCGTTCGAACATGTCATAAAGTAATTCCCAAATATCCCAAAAGTCATCTGTCATCCGCCACATATTAGCATTCTCTTCTAACAAACTTGCACGTTCTAACGGTGCAGGTCCTGGTGATAAGCTTAACACCATTGGTCTGCCACACTTATCAATCGCCTTGCGAATCATTTCTATTTCTTCTGCATGTGTACCATACAATTTAGAATCAGCAATATCATCGACCTTTATAAAATCAACGCCCCACTCGGCATACAACTGAAAAAGAGAGTCATAATATGCTTGTGCTCCTGTTTTATTATGGTCTATTCCATACATATCTGTATTCCATGGACAAATAGAATTTGGCTTCGCAATATCACGCGCTCTTATTTCAGTACCTAATATTTTTGTATTTTGATGAACCGCTTGTCTCGGAATACCACGCATGATATGTATACCGAATTTCAATCCTAACTGGTGGACATACTCCGCCAATGGCTTAAAGCCTTGATTATTTTTAGAGGAAGGGAATCGATTCTCGGCAGGAATTAATCGTGAATATTCATCCATTTCCAATGGGATGAATGGGCGATATGCTGATGAAACAGCTCCAGACTCTGACCATTGAATATCTACAACAATGTATTCCCAGCCATAATCCTTCAGGTGCTTGGCCATATAGTCAGCATTTCCTTTCACTTCTTCCTCGCGAACCGTTGCCCCATAACAATCCCAGCTGTTCCATCCCATTGGCGGTGTTAATGCATATTGATGGTGTTTCATAATCAGAAGTTCACCCTTCTTTCATTGTCTATTTATAAAACCCGACATTCGCTTCGTCTATTAGCGAGCACCTTACTTCCCCTTCTACTCGGAACACTCTCCATTACACTACGCAGAATCAACATTTTATTGCTTTCTTACCCTATAAAGAAGGAGAAGCTCACAATCTACTTCTCCTATCCTGTTAACTATTTTATGAATGTTTCTTTTGCAGTCGGATCATATTCCAAGAGAACTTAGGGAAAATACCTGTTAATTTTCCGTTATCAAGATATGATTCGCCATTATTATGTGGTTTAACATTTTCCTGACCTGCTAGATTCACTGCTTTTGCATCTTCGTTCTCTAACACGATATGTTCGATCACTTCATATCCTTCAAATGCACGAACGTCTATATCAACTTCTAGTGTTTTTTCTAAGTGGCGGTTTGTTGCAAAAATAACCAGTTCTTCTTTTTCTTCATTGTATACGACAGAAGGGTCC is a genomic window of Gracilibacillus salinarum containing:
- a CDS encoding IS110 family transposase, with the translated sequence MDLQRLPVPREYNTKYVGLDVSKEKIAVAVADEGRSKPRYIGMIDYTVGAIDKIMKKLGESAELQVCYEAGAVGYGLYRLLTHLDIPCEVIAPSLIPQKPGDKVKTDKRDALNLATLYRAGELTPIFVPTEDDEALRDLVRGREDVKEDEKRAKHRVNHFLLRNGRKEPEGVRKWSVRYWEWLHTLTFKRLTSRSIFQEYVQQLRESQQRLKRLEKIIKEEAENGVHAP
- a CDS encoding alpha-N-arabinofuranosidase yields the protein MTRKIVVNADVGKGKINKNIYGHFAEHLGRCIYEGFWVGEDSDIPNTNGIRNDVVEALKNINIPILRWPGGCFADEYHWKDGVGPRENRKRMVNTHWGGVIENNHFGTHEFYQLCELLETEPYINGNVGSGTVQEMSEWVEYMTFDGESPMANWRREHGKEEPWALKYFGVGNENWGCGGNMRPQYYADLYRRFQTYVRDYGDNKIFRIAGGANVDDYNWTEVLMREAAPFMDGLSLHYYVHPGGFWNKGPATGFAEDVWDITMEKTVHIEELIEKHSTIMDKYDPEKRIAMIIDEWGAWYDVEPGTNPGFLYQQNTIRDALVAGVSLNIFNDHNDRVQMANIAQTINVIQSMILTDKEKMILTPTYHVFEMYKAHQDAERLDLSIESGSIKVGDKEIPQVSASASKAKDGVVTITLCNLDKAEAVDLSTDLRGLDFENVSGRIITADEMDAHNTFEQPDNVKPVQFDQFQVTGNELTLTLPSKSVLSLTIK
- a CDS encoding glycoside hydrolase family 27 protein; amino-acid sequence: MKHHQYALTPPMGWNSWDCYGATVREEEVKGNADYMAKHLKDYGWEYIVVDIQWSESGAVSSAYRPFIPLEMDEYSRLIPAENRFPSSKNNQGFKPLAEYVHQLGLKFGIHIMRGIPRQAVHQNTKILGTEIRARDIAKPNSICPWNTDMYGIDHNKTGAQAYYDSLFQLYAEWGVDFIKVDDIADSKLYGTHAEEIEMIRKAIDKCGRPMVLSLSPGPAPLERASLLEENANMWRMTDDFWDIWELLYDMFERCYKWSKNIGPGFWPDADMLPLGHIGIRSVDGGGSDRYTRFTKDEQVTMMTLWSIFRSPLMFGGELRDNDEWTYALLTNPEVLEVHQTGFGARQVYRDQDRVVWSSNGLDGSMYVALFNLSDQSQLVEVNLAELNNQTEEVIIRDLWKRKDEVSQQGTIGYELNPHAAKFIKLETVKLSG